The Anopheles merus strain MAF chromosome 2L, AmerM5.1, whole genome shotgun sequence genome has a segment encoding these proteins:
- the LOC121593488 gene encoding pneumococcal serine-rich repeat protein isoform X1, translating to MNSVFSAFKASSSASSSSSATTTNSNGIGTGPPSSGHDPTGSSSNGMVLTNGSALMGTKASSLTGSSTSSKLLLNLKTHRPAVADHPPNSSYEKLRHIREISCTNRNNSLVVGLDGDELTPATTTPEDTSVATTPVQSPMALDEDSSACLLLNGSAGPRIMSIDQVDSGSSHHHLLHQQPTTTAQLPSLLVNGTGKLHQAKADTTTKQSDSSSSRAAASNTNHSDNGCLSKKKSTSTSCTDIGTTVTTTTAPVPLAIKPPSGASLTTASSSALSSADGGAASNGTVTSMPPRFHKPRLSLSNSCGGGSSSGLSTSSMPSVHGRSGPNANGGSSSSGMPPPKTRLSTHQRNLSLDFRSMGILLPPVSQVTNNRINMTQHHRNRSLDSALQRIPEVEVSSPSAESENTLHCTNGILTGTMCSKIIQSSSTNPTNTPSNSGRGISAMSLTAGSGKSGSNGSEADADTVVTTAAASATNSTTHHHQPSRQQMSRKVDLLEQGATLRTLKGSHSNDAETIVNSIVKDSDSKKREDLTSLGSDDSGIICGSEPDHTSLTRIRRSRESLDSGEIDPSEEECIEILETTSMEEEYRMLQSDLCFYPTAMDRTAKEDGSDSDSRPLDNCIEQLPAHQSTLTSANNAGPLSDKVRYRQQNMTRAAIMLEKLFVPINYEDGENAAAVDGDGGSSLGNEEDEMLSHPDAATPIVSEGKSLTTPTNAVTPTGPSFSQQQQQQSAASTNVPSTAAVSPSDASKPATNDPPKADQKNEVMFRNFFGATKNAIFRTAQSIIDNHEKKHAKQREKQAATTSATTPDDAGVTPAVGGAASGATTASSTSTVKSPTELLRKREFGSMFARSSNSSKHHHHNQQQPASSSSAVTPTATTTTASASMEFDTTSSSTESGSSQLNIPKASLSKSSSTASLKVVPGVAVAAVPSTCSTTTSSSSSCVAPFSSSGPRDESQIRTERTGQSGLLRFFESPVFNIHFAVHYLFYSKEPGVLSFIGNKIFSFPHIEVDLYIPQLIVMYMQIEELSEVLDPYLVYRCRQSVDFSLKCVWLLEAYNFNTEMLSGAGNSIRKHLSLLRELYPKRERVKLAAAAANNAPIITTTGSELLATGNDPTLQAHPALSAVRKTHHRSQSDATGMMGLLAQHHHHHHALHAAPLPGGVPGPSSRTPVCLGDLSTGRAFDNGCVCFESVRGTVNDLLGQQTVCSCGAPKLAPEKEFMKALIDIGKMLTCLQTKIEKTSRLRILLNLINKNLPARVWLPLHSETPHHVVRITEEKTAVLNSKDKTPYIIYVEVVEVQDIYTSPVIPKMMPTLRHTKSEERLDSSISASALNGDEAGSNPSKTEQTTTTTSSSATCQQTGDEAAAAAAAPLPAAAAASLAASRSRHSKLSECSVDNGGNGGNGGGSMMELGLTEDDVWSQEDDEITAQYLSLTKMTSDRDAISQFSVDSYDSRDHHTPALFNIGEVKKRHCANLNSENAKPFSNDPSDPSAAALKEPWHEKEKQIRNSSPYGHLQSWRLLSAIVKCGDDLRQELMATQLLQMFKLIWEEEKVGLWVQPYRIVCLSNDSGLIETIVNTVSLHQIKKNSNKSLKDYFIDEFGDVETVAFRRAQRNFMHSCAAYCLISYLLQVKDRHNGNILLHSDGHLIHIDFGFILSISPKNLGFEQSPFKLTPEFVDVMGGPESELYCEFKYLLLDGLKAARKHMDRIINIVEIMRSSSQLPCFKNGCSGTVRNLRNRFHMNLTEQELERKVEQLIQDSLNSLSTKLYDGYQYITNGIL from the exons ATGAATTCCGTGTTTTCTGCATTTAAAGCTTCATCCTCTgcgtcctcgtcctcctcggcGACGACGACAAATTCCAACGGCATTGGTACCGGTCCACCATCCAGTGGGCACGATCCTaccggcagcagtagcaacggGATGGTACTCACGAACGGCAGTGCCCTGATGGGCACCAAAGCCTCCTCACTGACGGGCTCATCCACCTCCTCGAAGCTGCTGCTCAACCTCAAAACTCATCGGCCAGCGGTGGCCGACCATCCGCCCAACAGTAGCTACGAGAAGCTGCGCCATATCCGCGAGATCAGCTgcaccaatcgcaacaacagTCTCGTCGTTGGTCTGGATGGTGACGAACTCACCCCGGCGACAACCACGCCAGAAGACACCTCGGTTGCAACAACTCCCGTCCAGAGTCCGATGGCACTTGACGAGGATTCATCCGCCTGCCTGCTGCTGAACGGGTCCGCTGGTCCCCGGATCATGAGCATCGATCAGGTGGATAGCGGTAGCAGCCATCATCACCTTCTACACCAGcagccgacgacgacggcgcAACTACCTTCCCTGCTGGTCAATGGTACCGGCAAACTGCACCAAGCAAAGGCTGACACAACGACCAAGCAGAGTgatagcagcagtagtagagCAGCAGCTAGTAACACTAACCACAGTGATAATGGGTGTCTgtcgaagaagaagagcaCCTCCACCTCTTGCACGGACATCGGGACGacggtgacgacgacgacagcacCGGTACCGCTGGCAATCAAACCTCCATCCGGCGCTTCCCTAACGACGGCGTCCTCCAGTGCGCTCTCTTCGGCGGACGGTGGCGCCGCGTCCAATGGTACAGTCACTAGCATGCCACCCAGGTTCCACAAGCCGAGGTTGAGCTTGAGCAATAGTTGCGGTGGAGGAAGCAGCAGCGGTCTTTCCACCAGCAGTATGCCCTCGGTCCATGGACGTTCCGGACCGAACGCCAACGGTGGATCGTCATCGTCCGGAATGCCACCGCCAAAGACGAGACTTTCAACGCACCAAAGAAATCTTAGTTTAGATTTTAG ATCAATGGGAATTCTCTTACCTCCAGTGTCGCAGGTGACCAACAATCGCATCAACATGACCCAACATCACCGAAATCGAAGTTTAGATAGTGCACTGCAACGAATACCGGAG GTGGAAGTGTCCTCACCGAGCGCAGAGTCAGAAAACACACTGCACTGCACGAACGGCATACTGACCGGTACGATGTGCAGCAAAATCATCCAATCCTCGTCCACCAATCCGACCAACACGCCGAGCAACAGTGGCCGTGGCATTAGCGCAATGTCCCTTACCGCCGGCTCGGGCAAAAGTGGTTCCAACGGCAGCGAAGCGGATGCCGACACGGTTGTTACAACAGCAGCTGCCTCAGCAACAAACAGTACgacgcatcatcatcagcccaGTCGGCAACAGATGAGCAGAAAGGTGGATCTTCTAGAGCAAG GTGCCACATTGAGGACACTGAAGGGTAGTCATTCCAATGATGCTGAAACGATCGTAAACTCGATCGTAAAGGACAGTGACAGCAAAAAGCGTGAAGATCTAACGAGTCTCGGATCGGATGACTCCG GCATCATTTGTGGCTCGGAGCCTGATCACACCTCGCTGACGCGGATCCGGCGATCACGCGAGAGCCTAGACTCGGGCGAGATCGATCCATCGGAGGAAGAGTGCATCGAGATATTGGAGACCACGTCCATGGAGGAAGAGTATCGGATGCTTCAATCCGACCTGTGCTTCTATCCTACGGCCATGGACCGAACGGCGAAAGAAGACGGAAGCGACTCGGACTCGAGACCGCTTGACAACTGCATCGAGCAGCTGCCGGCGCATCAGTCTACCCTAACGTCCGCGAACAACGCCGGTCCGCTGAGCGACAAAGTGCGCTACCGGCAACAAAACATGACCCGTGCCGCCATCATGCTCGAGAAGCTGTTCGTTCCGATCAACTACGAAGACGGAGAGAATGCCGCAGCGGTTGATGGCGACGGCGGCAGTAGTCTCGGCAACGAGGAAGACGAAATGCTTTCACACCCAGATGCTGCGACACCGATCGTTTCGGAGGGCAAAAGTCTAACGACGCCTACGAACGCCGTGACACCGACGGGTCCATCCttctcgcagcagcagcagcagcagtctgCTGCTTCCACCAACGTGCCAAGTACGGCGGCGGTCAGTCCGAGCGACGCATCCAAGCCCGCCACCAACGATCCACCTAAGGCGGACCAGAAGAACGAGGTAATGTTTCGCAATTTTTTCGGGGCAACCAAGAACGCCATCTTCCGGACGGCGCAAAGCATCATCGATAATCACGAGAAGAAGCATGCGAAGCAGCGCGAAAAGCAGGCAGCAACGACGAGCGCCACGACCCCGGACGATGCTGGTGTGACGCCGGCCGTGGGTGGAGCAGCATCCGGTGCGACTACGGCATCGTCGACCAGTACGGTGAAATCCCCAACGGAGCTGCTAAGAAAGCGAGAGTTTGGCAGCATGTTTGCgagaagcagcaacagcagtaagcatcatcatcacaaccagcagcagccagcaagCAGTAGTAGTGCCGTCACACCGACCGCAACCACGACGACAGCCTCAGCGTCGATGGAATTCGACACGACGTCCTCCTCGACGGAGAGCGGCAGCAGTCAGCTGAACATTCCCAAGGCGTCACTTTCGAAATCGTCCTCGACTGCTTCGCTAAAGGTAGTGCCGGGTGTGGCGGTGGCCGCAGTTCCTTCGACCTGTAGCACCACCACttcgtcgtcctcctcctgcGTGGCACCTTTCTCCAGCAGTGGACCACGCGACGAGTCGCAGATCCGCACCGAGCGAACGGGACAGAGCGGACTGTTGCGCTTCTTCGAGTCGCCCGTCTTTAACATACACTTTGCCGTGCACTATCTGTTCTACTCGAAGGAGCCGGGTGTGCTGAGCTTCATCGGCAACAAGATCTTCAGCTTCCCGCACATCGAGGTGGACCTGTACATCCCGCAGCTGATCGTGATGTACATGCAGATCGAGGAGCTGTCCGAGGTGCTCGACCCCTACCTGGTGTACCGGTGTCGGCAGTCGGTGGACTTTTCGCTCAAGTGCGTGTGGCTGCTGGAGGCGTACAACTTCAACACGGAGATGCTGAGTGGCGCTGGGAACAGTATCCGTAAGCATCTGAGCTTGCTGCGCGAGCTCTACCCCAAGCGGGAGCGAGTGAAACTAGCAGCGGCTGCGGCCAACAATGCACCCATCATCACCACAACCGGCAGTGAACTGCTGGCGACCGGGAACGATCCAACGCTGCAGGCACATCCAGCACTGTCCGCCGTGCGTAAGACGCACCATCGCTCACAGTCCGATGCTACGGGTATGATGGGACTGCTGGCacaacatcaccaccatcaccacgcTCTTCATGCCGCGCCACTGCCCGGTGGAGTACCCGGACCGAGCAGCAGAACACCGGTGTGTCTCGGCGATTTGAGCACGGGCCGTGCATTCGACAATGGATGCGTGTGCTTCGAGTCCGTCCGCGGCACGGTGAACGATCTGCTCGGCCAGCAGACGGTGTGTTCCTGCGGCGCACCCAAGCTAGCGCCCGAGAAAGAGTTCATGAAGGCGCTGATCGACATCGGCAAGATGCTCACCTGTCTGCAGACCAAGATCGAGAAGACCTCCCGGCTGCGCATTCTGCTCAATCTGATCAACAAGAATCTGCCGGCCCGCGTGTGGCTGCCGCTGCACTCCGAAACGCCTCACCACGTGGTGCGCATTACCGAGGAGAAGACGGCCGTCCTCAACTCGAAGGACAAGACGCCGTACATCATCTACGTGGAGGTGGTCGAGGTGCAGGACATCTACACCTCGCCCGTCATCCCGAAGATGATGCCGACGCTGCGGCATACCAAGAGCGAGGAACGGCTTGACAGCAGCATCAGCGCCAGCGCACTGAACGGCGACGAAGCTGGCAGCAACCCCAGTAAGACTGAAcagaccaccaccaccacgtccTCGTCCGCGACCTGCCAACAAACGGGCGATgaggctgctgcggctgctgctgctccactaCCGGCTGCAGCTGCCGCTTCGCTAGCGGCGTCACGAAGCAGGCACAGCAAACTGTCCGAGTGCTCGGTGGACAATGGCGGTAACGGTGGCAACGGCGGTGGCAGCATGATGGAGCTTGGCCTAACCGAGGACGACGTGTGGTCGCAGGAGGACGACGAAATCACGGCCCAGTATCTGAGTCTCACGAAGATGACCAGCGACCGGGATGCGATATCGCAGTTCTCTGTCGATTCCTACGACTCGCGCGACCATC ATACTCCGGCCCTGTTTAACATCGGCGAGGTGAAGAAGCGTCATTGTGCCAACCTAAACTCGGAGAATGCGAAACCCTTCAGCAATGATCCGTCGGATCCATCCGCTGCGGCGCTCAAA GAACCGTGGCACGAGAAGGAGAAACAGATCCGAAACTCATCACCGTACGGACATCTACAGAGCTGGAGGCTGCTCTCTGCTATCGTTAAATGTGGCGATGATCTACGGCAGGAGCTGATGGCCACGCAGCTACTACAG ATGTTCAAGCTGATCTGGGAGGAGGAAAAGGTTGGCCTCTGGGTGCAACCGTACCGGATCGTATGTCTGTCGAACGATTCTGGGCTGATCGAGACGATCGTCAACACCGTTTCGCTGCACCAGATCAAGAAGAACTCGAACAAAAGCCTGAAGGACTACTTCATCGATGAGTTTGGCGACGTGGAGACGGTCGCGTTCCGTCGGGCGCAGCGTAACTTTATGCATTCCTGCGCTGCCTACTGTCTTATCTCCTATCTGCTGCAGGTGAAGGATCG ACACAACGGTAACATCCTACTGCATTCCGATGGACATCTGATCCATATCGATTTTGGGTTCATCTTGAGCATATCGCCGAAAAATTTAG GCTTTGAACAGTCACCGTTCAAACTGACGCCCGAGTTTGTAGATGTGATGGGTGGCCCCGAGTCGGAGCTGTACTGTGAGTTCAAGTATCTGCTGCTCGATGGACTGAAAGCGGCCCGCAAACACATGGACCGCATCATCAACATTGTGGAAATTATGCGAAGCA GTTCCCAGCTGCCCTGCTTCAAGAATGGCTGCTCCGGCACGGTTCGCAATCTGCGCAATCGCTTCCACATGAACCTGACCGAGCAGGAGCTGGAGCGAAAGGTGGAACAGCTGATCCAGGACTCGCTCAACTCGCTCTCGACCAAGCTGTACGATGGCTACCAGTACATCACGAACGGTATCTTGTGA
- the LOC121593488 gene encoding phosphatidylinositol 4-kinase beta isoform X2 yields MDSNFFRVVPVHHRSMGILLPPVSQVTNNRINMTQHHRNRSLDSALQRIPEVEVSSPSAESENTLHCTNGILTGTMCSKIIQSSSTNPTNTPSNSGRGISAMSLTAGSGKSGSNGSEADADTVVTTAAASATNSTTHHHQPSRQQMSRKVDLLEQGATLRTLKGSHSNDAETIVNSIVKDSDSKKREDLTSLGSDDSGIICGSEPDHTSLTRIRRSRESLDSGEIDPSEEECIEILETTSMEEEYRMLQSDLCFYPTAMDRTAKEDGSDSDSRPLDNCIEQLPAHQSTLTSANNAGPLSDKVRYRQQNMTRAAIMLEKLFVPINYEDGENAAAVDGDGGSSLGNEEDEMLSHPDAATPIVSEGKSLTTPTNAVTPTGPSFSQQQQQQSAASTNVPSTAAVSPSDASKPATNDPPKADQKNEVMFRNFFGATKNAIFRTAQSIIDNHEKKHAKQREKQAATTSATTPDDAGVTPAVGGAASGATTASSTSTVKSPTELLRKREFGSMFARSSNSSKHHHHNQQQPASSSSAVTPTATTTTASASMEFDTTSSSTESGSSQLNIPKASLSKSSSTASLKVVPGVAVAAVPSTCSTTTSSSSSCVAPFSSSGPRDESQIRTERTGQSGLLRFFESPVFNIHFAVHYLFYSKEPGVLSFIGNKIFSFPHIEVDLYIPQLIVMYMQIEELSEVLDPYLVYRCRQSVDFSLKCVWLLEAYNFNTEMLSGAGNSIRKHLSLLRELYPKRERVKLAAAAANNAPIITTTGSELLATGNDPTLQAHPALSAVRKTHHRSQSDATGMMGLLAQHHHHHHALHAAPLPGGVPGPSSRTPVCLGDLSTGRAFDNGCVCFESVRGTVNDLLGQQTVCSCGAPKLAPEKEFMKALIDIGKMLTCLQTKIEKTSRLRILLNLINKNLPARVWLPLHSETPHHVVRITEEKTAVLNSKDKTPYIIYVEVVEVQDIYTSPVIPKMMPTLRHTKSEERLDSSISASALNGDEAGSNPSKTEQTTTTTSSSATCQQTGDEAAAAAAAPLPAAAAASLAASRSRHSKLSECSVDNGGNGGNGGGSMMELGLTEDDVWSQEDDEITAQYLSLTKMTSDRDAISQFSVDSYDSRDHHTPALFNIGEVKKRHCANLNSENAKPFSNDPSDPSAAALKEPWHEKEKQIRNSSPYGHLQSWRLLSAIVKCGDDLRQELMATQLLQMFKLIWEEEKVGLWVQPYRIVCLSNDSGLIETIVNTVSLHQIKKNSNKSLKDYFIDEFGDVETVAFRRAQRNFMHSCAAYCLISYLLQVKDRHNGNILLHSDGHLIHIDFGFILSISPKNLGFEQSPFKLTPEFVDVMGGPESELYCEFKYLLLDGLKAARKHMDRIINIVEIMRSSSQLPCFKNGCSGTVRNLRNRFHMNLTEQELERKVEQLIQDSLNSLSTKLYDGYQYITNGIL; encoded by the exons ATGGATAGCAACTTCTTTAGAGTCGTTCCGGTGCATCACAG ATCAATGGGAATTCTCTTACCTCCAGTGTCGCAGGTGACCAACAATCGCATCAACATGACCCAACATCACCGAAATCGAAGTTTAGATAGTGCACTGCAACGAATACCGGAG GTGGAAGTGTCCTCACCGAGCGCAGAGTCAGAAAACACACTGCACTGCACGAACGGCATACTGACCGGTACGATGTGCAGCAAAATCATCCAATCCTCGTCCACCAATCCGACCAACACGCCGAGCAACAGTGGCCGTGGCATTAGCGCAATGTCCCTTACCGCCGGCTCGGGCAAAAGTGGTTCCAACGGCAGCGAAGCGGATGCCGACACGGTTGTTACAACAGCAGCTGCCTCAGCAACAAACAGTACgacgcatcatcatcagcccaGTCGGCAACAGATGAGCAGAAAGGTGGATCTTCTAGAGCAAG GTGCCACATTGAGGACACTGAAGGGTAGTCATTCCAATGATGCTGAAACGATCGTAAACTCGATCGTAAAGGACAGTGACAGCAAAAAGCGTGAAGATCTAACGAGTCTCGGATCGGATGACTCCG GCATCATTTGTGGCTCGGAGCCTGATCACACCTCGCTGACGCGGATCCGGCGATCACGCGAGAGCCTAGACTCGGGCGAGATCGATCCATCGGAGGAAGAGTGCATCGAGATATTGGAGACCACGTCCATGGAGGAAGAGTATCGGATGCTTCAATCCGACCTGTGCTTCTATCCTACGGCCATGGACCGAACGGCGAAAGAAGACGGAAGCGACTCGGACTCGAGACCGCTTGACAACTGCATCGAGCAGCTGCCGGCGCATCAGTCTACCCTAACGTCCGCGAACAACGCCGGTCCGCTGAGCGACAAAGTGCGCTACCGGCAACAAAACATGACCCGTGCCGCCATCATGCTCGAGAAGCTGTTCGTTCCGATCAACTACGAAGACGGAGAGAATGCCGCAGCGGTTGATGGCGACGGCGGCAGTAGTCTCGGCAACGAGGAAGACGAAATGCTTTCACACCCAGATGCTGCGACACCGATCGTTTCGGAGGGCAAAAGTCTAACGACGCCTACGAACGCCGTGACACCGACGGGTCCATCCttctcgcagcagcagcagcagcagtctgCTGCTTCCACCAACGTGCCAAGTACGGCGGCGGTCAGTCCGAGCGACGCATCCAAGCCCGCCACCAACGATCCACCTAAGGCGGACCAGAAGAACGAGGTAATGTTTCGCAATTTTTTCGGGGCAACCAAGAACGCCATCTTCCGGACGGCGCAAAGCATCATCGATAATCACGAGAAGAAGCATGCGAAGCAGCGCGAAAAGCAGGCAGCAACGACGAGCGCCACGACCCCGGACGATGCTGGTGTGACGCCGGCCGTGGGTGGAGCAGCATCCGGTGCGACTACGGCATCGTCGACCAGTACGGTGAAATCCCCAACGGAGCTGCTAAGAAAGCGAGAGTTTGGCAGCATGTTTGCgagaagcagcaacagcagtaagcatcatcatcacaaccagcagcagccagcaagCAGTAGTAGTGCCGTCACACCGACCGCAACCACGACGACAGCCTCAGCGTCGATGGAATTCGACACGACGTCCTCCTCGACGGAGAGCGGCAGCAGTCAGCTGAACATTCCCAAGGCGTCACTTTCGAAATCGTCCTCGACTGCTTCGCTAAAGGTAGTGCCGGGTGTGGCGGTGGCCGCAGTTCCTTCGACCTGTAGCACCACCACttcgtcgtcctcctcctgcGTGGCACCTTTCTCCAGCAGTGGACCACGCGACGAGTCGCAGATCCGCACCGAGCGAACGGGACAGAGCGGACTGTTGCGCTTCTTCGAGTCGCCCGTCTTTAACATACACTTTGCCGTGCACTATCTGTTCTACTCGAAGGAGCCGGGTGTGCTGAGCTTCATCGGCAACAAGATCTTCAGCTTCCCGCACATCGAGGTGGACCTGTACATCCCGCAGCTGATCGTGATGTACATGCAGATCGAGGAGCTGTCCGAGGTGCTCGACCCCTACCTGGTGTACCGGTGTCGGCAGTCGGTGGACTTTTCGCTCAAGTGCGTGTGGCTGCTGGAGGCGTACAACTTCAACACGGAGATGCTGAGTGGCGCTGGGAACAGTATCCGTAAGCATCTGAGCTTGCTGCGCGAGCTCTACCCCAAGCGGGAGCGAGTGAAACTAGCAGCGGCTGCGGCCAACAATGCACCCATCATCACCACAACCGGCAGTGAACTGCTGGCGACCGGGAACGATCCAACGCTGCAGGCACATCCAGCACTGTCCGCCGTGCGTAAGACGCACCATCGCTCACAGTCCGATGCTACGGGTATGATGGGACTGCTGGCacaacatcaccaccatcaccacgcTCTTCATGCCGCGCCACTGCCCGGTGGAGTACCCGGACCGAGCAGCAGAACACCGGTGTGTCTCGGCGATTTGAGCACGGGCCGTGCATTCGACAATGGATGCGTGTGCTTCGAGTCCGTCCGCGGCACGGTGAACGATCTGCTCGGCCAGCAGACGGTGTGTTCCTGCGGCGCACCCAAGCTAGCGCCCGAGAAAGAGTTCATGAAGGCGCTGATCGACATCGGCAAGATGCTCACCTGTCTGCAGACCAAGATCGAGAAGACCTCCCGGCTGCGCATTCTGCTCAATCTGATCAACAAGAATCTGCCGGCCCGCGTGTGGCTGCCGCTGCACTCCGAAACGCCTCACCACGTGGTGCGCATTACCGAGGAGAAGACGGCCGTCCTCAACTCGAAGGACAAGACGCCGTACATCATCTACGTGGAGGTGGTCGAGGTGCAGGACATCTACACCTCGCCCGTCATCCCGAAGATGATGCCGACGCTGCGGCATACCAAGAGCGAGGAACGGCTTGACAGCAGCATCAGCGCCAGCGCACTGAACGGCGACGAAGCTGGCAGCAACCCCAGTAAGACTGAAcagaccaccaccaccacgtccTCGTCCGCGACCTGCCAACAAACGGGCGATgaggctgctgcggctgctgctgctccactaCCGGCTGCAGCTGCCGCTTCGCTAGCGGCGTCACGAAGCAGGCACAGCAAACTGTCCGAGTGCTCGGTGGACAATGGCGGTAACGGTGGCAACGGCGGTGGCAGCATGATGGAGCTTGGCCTAACCGAGGACGACGTGTGGTCGCAGGAGGACGACGAAATCACGGCCCAGTATCTGAGTCTCACGAAGATGACCAGCGACCGGGATGCGATATCGCAGTTCTCTGTCGATTCCTACGACTCGCGCGACCATC ATACTCCGGCCCTGTTTAACATCGGCGAGGTGAAGAAGCGTCATTGTGCCAACCTAAACTCGGAGAATGCGAAACCCTTCAGCAATGATCCGTCGGATCCATCCGCTGCGGCGCTCAAA GAACCGTGGCACGAGAAGGAGAAACAGATCCGAAACTCATCACCGTACGGACATCTACAGAGCTGGAGGCTGCTCTCTGCTATCGTTAAATGTGGCGATGATCTACGGCAGGAGCTGATGGCCACGCAGCTACTACAG ATGTTCAAGCTGATCTGGGAGGAGGAAAAGGTTGGCCTCTGGGTGCAACCGTACCGGATCGTATGTCTGTCGAACGATTCTGGGCTGATCGAGACGATCGTCAACACCGTTTCGCTGCACCAGATCAAGAAGAACTCGAACAAAAGCCTGAAGGACTACTTCATCGATGAGTTTGGCGACGTGGAGACGGTCGCGTTCCGTCGGGCGCAGCGTAACTTTATGCATTCCTGCGCTGCCTACTGTCTTATCTCCTATCTGCTGCAGGTGAAGGATCG ACACAACGGTAACATCCTACTGCATTCCGATGGACATCTGATCCATATCGATTTTGGGTTCATCTTGAGCATATCGCCGAAAAATTTAG GCTTTGAACAGTCACCGTTCAAACTGACGCCCGAGTTTGTAGATGTGATGGGTGGCCCCGAGTCGGAGCTGTACTGTGAGTTCAAGTATCTGCTGCTCGATGGACTGAAAGCGGCCCGCAAACACATGGACCGCATCATCAACATTGTGGAAATTATGCGAAGCA GTTCCCAGCTGCCCTGCTTCAAGAATGGCTGCTCCGGCACGGTTCGCAATCTGCGCAATCGCTTCCACATGAACCTGACCGAGCAGGAGCTGGAGCGAAAGGTGGAACAGCTGATCCAGGACTCGCTCAACTCGCTCTCGACCAAGCTGTACGATGGCTACCAGTACATCACGAACGGTATCTTGTGA
- the LOC121593491 gene encoding transcription factor grauzone-like, with protein sequence MSGETDACAMEDSTRKCTACFSFSESEYLNIFAEENVGKNIATVIAMHLWFEVTPTDECQWICRTCWTSLDSFHSFYVSIEQRHERHTDKLRVDSLVDSEQAASPSPASPTYNTEFLEIKGEPLDGDDELEDLDDEEEEFDLTEDGDASCGGSDKMLPNEEIKSESDSDGEGGSVSSRADEGRKRQRPSRSRNKSRAPKRDAEEQLAKRKAGGRFPADPEEDKNILQFYKRIVCEVCDNKRMMVGEPLIEYATWGELLRHTKELHGHYKIFVQCPVCEMKLRTKVTLVQHMDMHQNPDKYRCEVCGEVFQNMKEHMQNKHEERQFSCDQCGSKFPFKKRLVVHMKKMHGEKDVTCEQCGKSFTKYTIEDHRRSVHMDRFVCEHCPKTFKIRFRLHKHMQEHDKSLRISTSVPCPTCGQVMGDKYILRQHIKHMHVEQQAVDCETCGKTFKNHRNLKIHLTNVCMKPVQLHPCAICGKQFRHKNKLKDHMASCTPN encoded by the exons ATGTCTGGTGAAACGGATGCGTGTGCGATGGAGGACAGCACGCGCAAGTGTACAGCGTGTTTCTCCTTCAGCGAGTCAGAATATTTGAACATCTTTGCCGAGGAAAATGTGGGAAAGAACATTGCCACCGTCATTGCCATGCATCTTTGGTTTGAG GTCACTCCCACGGACGAATGCCAATGGATCTGCCGGACCTGTTGGACAAGCTTGGACTCGTTTCACAGCTTCTACGTCAGCATTGAGCAGCGGCACGAACGGCACACGGACAAGCTGCGTGTGGACAGTCTCGTCGACAGTGAGCAAGCGGCGAGCCCGTCCCCTGCCAGTCCGACGTACAATACGGAGTTTCTGGAGATAAAGGGCGAACCGCTGGACGGCGACGACGAGCTGGAGGACctggacgacgaggaggaggagtttGATCTAACGGAAGATGGCGATGCCAGTTGCGGTGGAAGCGACAAAATGCTACCGAACGAGGAGATCAAGAGCGAAAGTGATTCGGATGGAGAAGGAGGAAGCGTATCGTCCCGTGCGGATGAGGGCAGGAAAAGGCAACGACCGTCCCGATCCCGCAATAAGTCCCGCGCTCCCAAACGCGATGCCGAAGAGCAGCTGGCGAAACGGAAGGCGGGCGGTCGGTTTCCGGCCGACCCGGAGGAGGACAAGAACATCCTGCAGTTCTACAAGCGCATCGTGTGCGAGGTGTGCGACAACAAGCGGATGATGGTGGGCGAACCGCTGATAGAGTACGCGACCTGGGGCGAGCTGCTGCGGCACACGAAGGAACTGCACGGCCATTACAAAATCTTCGTCCAGTGTCCGGTGTGCGAGATGAAGCTGCGCACGAAGGTGACGCTGGTGCAGCACATGGACATGCACCAGAACCCGGACAAGTATCGGTGCGAGGTGTGCGGCGAGGTGTTCCAGAACATGAAGGAGCACATGCAGAACAAGCACGAGGAGCGACAGTTTAGCTGCGATCAGTGCGGCAGCAAGTTCCCGTTCAAGAAGCGGCTCGTGGTGCACATGAAGAAAATGCACGGCGAAAAGGATGTCACGTGCGAGCAGTGCGGAAAATC CTTCACAAAGTACACGATCGAGGATCATCGGCGTTCGGTGCACATGGAccggtttgtgtgtgagcaTTGTCCGAAAACGTTCAAAATTCGGTTCCGCCTGCACAAGCATATGCAGGAGCACGATAAAAGCCTGCGCATCTCGACCTCCGTGCCGTGCCCGACCTGTGGGCAGGTGATGGGCGACAAGTACATCCTCCGCCAGCACATCAAGCATATGCACGTCGAGCAGCAGGCGGTGGATTGTGAGACGTGCGGGAAAACGTTTAAAAACCATCGCAACCTCAAGATACACCTCACGAACGTGTGCATGAAGCCGGTGCAGCTGCACCCGTGCGCAATCTGTGGCAAGCAGTTTCGGCACAAGAACAAGCTGAAGGACCATATGGCGTCCTGCACGCCGAATTGA